The DNA region AACACGATCTATCAGCTGGCGGTCGACCAGCGTGACGGTGTGATCGACGAACACACCTCGCTGCTGATGATCCCCGACCTGATCGCGTTCTGGCTCACCGGCGAGCAGCGGGTCGAGCAGACCAACGCGTCGACGACCGGGCTGCTGGATGTCGCCACCGGCGACTGGAGCCGGACGCTGATCGACAAGCTCGGGCTGCCGGAGAGTCTGTTTCCCCCGATCGTCCCCCCGGGCAGTGTCATCGGCGGTCTGCGCTCGTCGGTGGCCGTGGAGATCGGAGCGCCCGAGTCGGTGCAGGTGGTCGCAGTCGGTTCACACGACACCGCTTCCGCGGTCGTCGGCGTACCGCTGGCCGATCACGGAGCGGCATACCTGTCCTCGGGCACGTGGTCGCTGATCGGCGTGGAACTCGACGAGCCGGTGCTGAGTGAGGCGAGTCGGGCGGTGAACTTCACCAACGAGGGCGGGGTCGACGGCCGGATCCGCTATCTGCACAACGTGATGGGTCTGTGGCTGCTCAGCGAGTCGGTCCGGACCTGGGAACGCGACGGGCACGAGATCGACCTCACCAGCCTGATCGCCGACGCGACCGCGGTCACCGGGACGATCCCGTTGTTCGACACCAACCACGACAGTCTGCTCCCACCCGGTGATATGCCGACCCGCATCGCGGCGCTCTGTCGGGCCACCGGGCAGCCGGTCCCCAGCACCCCGGCCGTCGTGGTGCGCAGCATCCTGGAGAGCCTGGCCGCCGCGTACGCGGATGCCATCACGACCGCCGAGGAATTGGCCGGGGTCAGCGTGGACACGGTCAACATCGTCGGCGGGGGCAGCCAGAATCCGCTGCTCTGCCAGCTGACTGCCGACTACACCGGCCGAATCGTCGAAGCCGGCCCGGTCGAGGCCACTGCGATCGGCAACGTCTTGATCCAGGCCCGCGCCGCCGGACTGCTGACCGGCACCCTGGAAGAGCTGCGTCGGCTGGTCGCCGACACCCACCCGCCCCTTCGGTATCAGCCGCGTTCACCTGGCGCGTAAGGTGCTGCCGGTGAGCGCCGATGCCGATCTCGAGGAATATCTCGGGGTCGTGCGCCGGCTCGCCGAGGAGCAATTGCCCGTCGGAGAGCGGGTCCTGAGCCCTGATCGGCTGGGTACCCTGCGTCGGCTGCTGGACCAGGCCGGAGTCCTCGAGCTGGGGGCGGAGACCGAGCTGGATGGCGCGGTCCGTTGGCTCAGCAGCGTGATCACGACGATCGCCCGGCGGTCACCGGCCATCGCCTTCGCGCTGGCCAGCCGGTATGCGGCGCAACGAGCACTGGTGGCGATCGACACCGATGCCACGAGTGCG from Microlunatus phosphovorus NM-1 includes:
- a CDS encoding rhamnulokinase, translating into MSSTLGAGRAGWVAAVDLGATSGRVMLGQVGPDRLALDLVHRFPNNPVRTADGLCWNILELYRNVLLGLRIAFDREPSISSIAIDSWAVDYALLRGDRMISTPHHYRDEARVAGVDLVHGIVSPEELYAASGLQFLPFNTIYQLAVDQRDGVIDEHTSLLMIPDLIAFWLTGEQRVEQTNASTTGLLDVATGDWSRTLIDKLGLPESLFPPIVPPGSVIGGLRSSVAVEIGAPESVQVVAVGSHDTASAVVGVPLADHGAAYLSSGTWSLIGVELDEPVLSEASRAVNFTNEGGVDGRIRYLHNVMGLWLLSESVRTWERDGHEIDLTSLIADATAVTGTIPLFDTNHDSLLPPGDMPTRIAALCRATGQPVPSTPAVVVRSILESLAAAYADAITTAEELAGVSVDTVNIVGGGSQNPLLCQLTADYTGRIVEAGPVEATAIGNVLIQARAAGLLTGTLEELRRLVADTHPPLRYQPRSPGA